From a single Mycolicibacterium moriokaense genomic region:
- a CDS encoding MCE family protein has translation MDVSWKQRRIHPIWWTLGLFAVIATIVVVCAGLFMGSFNTYTPVILASDRTGLVMETGAKVKLRGVEVGRVAGIKSGTQPVSLTLEMFPDQLRYIPANVEAEIRATTAFGAKYVDLVYPENPSPKRLAAGQVLQSRNVSTEVNTVFENLVGVLDQIDVAKLNATLTAFADGVRGQGPRIGEATTAANEVLLEINPRMDTVAQDWRSFKGFNDTYSVAAHDILATLNAASSTSSTITSHAKDLDALLLNAIGLSTSATNLLGANKDNLVQGINELTPTTDLLLKYNPVYTCMLQGAKFFLDNGGYENIGGNGKSIILDAAILLGDDPYKYPENLPIVAAKGGPGGKPSCGSLPDVRKNFPVRKLITNTGWGTGLDWRPNPGIGHPWYVDYFPVTRAVPEPPSVRGEGPPAIGPVPYPGAPPYGAPLYGPGGVPLYPGVPPAPPPPQPSP, from the coding sequence ATGGATGTGAGTTGGAAGCAAAGGCGTATCCACCCAATATGGTGGACACTCGGGCTTTTTGCCGTCATCGCCACGATCGTGGTGGTGTGCGCCGGCCTGTTCATGGGATCGTTCAATACCTACACCCCGGTAATATTGGCCTCGGACCGGACCGGTTTGGTGATGGAGACCGGCGCGAAGGTCAAGCTCCGTGGCGTCGAGGTCGGCCGCGTCGCGGGCATCAAATCCGGCACGCAGCCGGTGAGCCTGACATTGGAAATGTTCCCCGATCAGCTCCGCTACATCCCGGCCAATGTCGAAGCCGAGATCCGAGCCACCACCGCGTTCGGCGCAAAGTATGTCGACCTGGTCTATCCCGAGAATCCCAGCCCCAAACGCCTGGCGGCAGGGCAGGTGCTGCAGTCGCGCAACGTCAGCACAGAAGTCAACACCGTCTTCGAAAATCTGGTCGGGGTGCTGGACCAGATCGACGTCGCCAAGCTCAACGCCACACTGACCGCCTTCGCCGACGGCGTGCGCGGTCAGGGACCACGCATCGGTGAAGCGACAACTGCGGCCAACGAAGTCCTGCTCGAGATCAACCCGCGAATGGACACCGTGGCCCAGGATTGGCGCTCCTTCAAGGGATTCAACGACACCTACAGCGTTGCCGCCCACGACATTCTGGCCACGCTGAATGCAGCGAGCTCGACCAGTTCCACCATCACCAGCCATGCCAAGGATCTGGATGCATTGCTGCTCAACGCAATCGGGCTCTCTACCAGCGCCACCAACCTGCTGGGTGCGAACAAGGACAACCTGGTGCAGGGAATCAACGAGCTGACGCCGACGACGGACCTGTTGCTGAAGTACAACCCGGTGTACACCTGCATGCTGCAGGGGGCGAAATTCTTCCTCGACAACGGCGGCTATGAAAATATCGGCGGCAATGGCAAGTCCATCATCCTCGACGCCGCGATCCTGCTGGGTGATGACCCGTACAAATACCCCGAGAACCTGCCGATCGTGGCAGCCAAGGGCGGTCCTGGCGGCAAGCCCAGCTGCGGCTCGTTGCCCGATGTGCGGAAGAACTTTCCGGTCCGCAAGCTCATCACCAACACCGGGTGGGGCACCGGCCTGGACTGGCGCCCCAACCCCGGCATCGGCCACCCCTGGTATGTCGACTACTTCCCGGTGACTCGGGCGGTGCCCGAGCCGCCGAGCGTGCGCGGCGAGGGTCCGCCGGCCATTGGACCGGTGCCCTACCCGGGCGCGCCGCCGTACGGGGCTCCGCTCTACGGGCCCGGCGGTGTGCCGCTCTATCCCGGGGTGCCGCCCGCACCGCCACCACCACAACCGTCGCCGTGA
- a CDS encoding ABC transporter permease: protein MSAGVPSKLRPRLHRAVAASVDGLTTIGTQAQFFAGTIGAIPTAFAKYKTEMVRLIANMSLGAGALAVIGGTVVIVAFLTLSTGALIAVQGYTQFSNIGVEALTGFASAYFNVRLIAPSVAAIGMAATIGAGATAQLGAMRINEEIDALEVIGIRSVAYLAANRVVAGVIVVIPLYCVAMLMAFLAARFGTTFIYGQSTGVYDHYFNTFLNPTDMVWSFVQVIVMAIVIMLVHTYYGFTASGGPAGVGEAVGRAVRASLISAVFVTLFMTLAIYGQSGNFHLSG, encoded by the coding sequence ATGAGCGCCGGTGTCCCGAGCAAGCTCCGCCCGAGGCTCCATCGCGCCGTGGCGGCATCGGTGGACGGTTTGACCACGATCGGCACCCAGGCGCAGTTCTTCGCAGGCACCATCGGTGCGATCCCTACCGCCTTCGCCAAGTACAAGACCGAAATGGTGCGGCTGATCGCCAACATGAGTCTTGGCGCGGGCGCGCTGGCTGTCATCGGAGGCACCGTCGTCATCGTCGCCTTCCTGACGTTGTCGACGGGCGCACTGATCGCGGTGCAGGGCTACACACAGTTCTCCAATATCGGGGTGGAGGCCTTGACCGGATTCGCTTCGGCGTACTTCAACGTGCGACTGATCGCACCTTCGGTTGCCGCCATCGGAATGGCTGCCACCATCGGAGCCGGTGCCACGGCGCAACTGGGCGCGATGCGGATCAACGAGGAAATCGACGCGCTGGAAGTGATCGGCATCCGTTCGGTGGCTTATCTGGCGGCCAATCGGGTCGTCGCCGGGGTGATCGTGGTGATTCCGCTGTACTGCGTCGCGATGCTGATGGCCTTTCTGGCCGCCCGGTTCGGCACGACGTTCATCTATGGACAGTCGACCGGTGTGTATGACCACTACTTCAACACGTTCCTCAATCCAACCGACATGGTGTGGTCGTTTGTCCAGGTGATCGTCATGGCGATCGTCATCATGCTGGTGCACACCTACTACGGCTTCACCGCCTCGGGCGGGCCTGCGGGCGTCGGGGAAGCAGTGGGACGTGCGGTGCGCGCGTCCCTGATCTCTGCCGTGTTCGTCACTCTGTTCATGACACTGGCCATCTATGGACAGTCCGGCAACTTCCACCTGTCCGGATAG
- a CDS encoding MlaE family ABC transporter permease, which yields MSLDTAVAIVTKPIAWREFLLQSWFVARVSLLPTVLLAIPFTVLLVFTFNILLVELGAADLSGTGAAYGVVSQLGPVVTVLVVAGAGATAMCADLGARTIREELDALKVMGIDPIQALVVPRVLAATVVATLLSSVVILVGLTGSFAFAVYVQHVTPGAFVGGLTLLTGPADVVISTIKATLFGMSAGLIACYKGISVGGGPAGVGNAVNETVVFTFMALFAINIITTAVGVQVTI from the coding sequence ATGTCACTGGACACCGCTGTGGCGATCGTGACGAAACCGATTGCGTGGCGGGAGTTCTTGCTGCAGTCGTGGTTTGTGGCCCGGGTGTCGTTGCTGCCGACCGTGCTCTTGGCCATCCCTTTCACGGTGCTTCTGGTCTTCACGTTCAACATCTTGTTGGTCGAGCTGGGTGCCGCAGATCTATCGGGTACCGGCGCAGCCTACGGAGTGGTGTCCCAGCTGGGGCCGGTCGTGACAGTCTTGGTAGTGGCCGGGGCGGGTGCCACGGCAATGTGCGCTGACCTGGGGGCGCGCACCATCCGCGAGGAACTTGACGCGCTCAAAGTGATGGGGATCGACCCGATTCAGGCGCTGGTCGTGCCACGAGTGCTGGCGGCCACCGTCGTTGCGACACTGCTGTCCTCGGTGGTGATCCTGGTCGGTCTGACGGGCAGCTTCGCCTTCGCGGTGTACGTCCAGCATGTCACCCCCGGAGCCTTCGTCGGGGGTCTTACGTTGCTCACCGGACCCGCCGATGTGGTGATCTCCACTATCAAGGCCACCTTGTTCGGTATGAGCGCTGGACTGATCGCTTGCTACAAGGGGATCTCAGTCGGAGGGGGCCCGGCCGGGGTCGGGAACGCTGTCAACGAGACCGTGGTGTTCACCTTCATGGCGCTGTTCGCCATCAACATCATCACCACCGCGGTCGGCGTCCAGGTGACGATATGA
- a CDS encoding flavin-containing monooxygenase, with product MTSPVSPIDQSRLEQAIGVANLPTLTMVLFQLTGEQRWLHEPFRPTRSPGLSPNDSGGFEPEVADEIRRCAVSAISAWSKGRPAAVPLPDPDLLRTMLSICVDEEVPQEYERVMREEMGLEPTAAPEPVEVDDFSVVIIGAGISGIIVAARLQQLGIPFVILERHSEVGGVWLTNSYPGSGVDTPSYLYSFSFFPRDWSMHFGKRDEMATYLREAVDHFNIRRDIMFDTEVQRAEYDESTQRWTVYARSGDGSMKRYSGNILISAVGLFGKPKTPDIPGLESFRGPKFHTAEWPDDLDLSGKRVAIVGSGASAMQVVPAIVDKVQQLTIFQRSPQWVAPCAEYFAAIPEDVHWLMNHVPNYHAWYRFRLAWLFNDRVHPSLQMDPEWHDPGRSLNAVNDAHRRHFTRYLVDQLDGRPDLIEKCLPDYPPFGKRMLLDNGWFAALKRDNVALVTDAVAEVTETGLVTTTGEKFDADVLVFSTGFQTIRYLQPIEFVGRGGQRLSDVWGDDDATAYLGITVPQFPNLFLMYGPNTNSGSGGSYFFIGESQGRYILDVITKMVREGIGAVECRAEAHDRWVREVDAEHSKMVWNHPGMTTYYRNTSGRVVTNSPYRVVDYWLMTHDADLADYITEPALRPDIAVGR from the coding sequence ATGACCTCGCCGGTAAGCCCGATCGATCAATCGCGCTTGGAACAGGCCATAGGCGTCGCCAATCTGCCGACGCTCACGATGGTGCTCTTTCAGTTGACCGGCGAGCAACGCTGGCTCCATGAACCTTTTCGGCCCACCCGTTCACCGGGGTTGAGTCCCAACGACTCCGGCGGATTCGAACCCGAGGTGGCCGACGAGATCCGCCGATGCGCAGTGTCCGCGATCTCGGCGTGGTCAAAGGGCAGGCCGGCCGCCGTTCCCCTGCCTGATCCTGATCTGTTGCGCACGATGCTGAGCATCTGCGTGGACGAGGAGGTTCCGCAGGAGTACGAGCGGGTGATGCGAGAGGAGATGGGGCTGGAGCCGACGGCAGCACCTGAACCCGTGGAGGTCGACGACTTCTCCGTCGTCATCATCGGCGCCGGTATTTCGGGCATCATCGTAGCTGCGCGGCTACAGCAACTCGGGATTCCCTTTGTCATCCTGGAACGTCACAGCGAGGTCGGTGGAGTGTGGCTGACCAACAGCTACCCGGGGTCGGGTGTCGACACGCCAAGCTACCTCTACTCCTTCTCCTTCTTCCCGCGTGACTGGTCGATGCACTTCGGTAAGCGCGACGAAATGGCGACCTATCTGCGAGAAGCTGTAGACCACTTCAATATTCGCCGCGACATCATGTTCGACACCGAGGTTCAGCGCGCGGAATACGACGAAAGTACCCAACGGTGGACGGTCTACGCCCGTTCCGGGGACGGCTCGATGAAACGCTATTCCGGCAACATCCTGATCAGCGCGGTCGGATTGTTCGGCAAGCCGAAAACACCCGACATCCCGGGCCTTGAGTCCTTCCGGGGACCGAAGTTCCACACCGCGGAGTGGCCCGACGATCTGGACCTCAGCGGAAAGCGTGTTGCCATCGTCGGAAGCGGCGCCAGCGCTATGCAGGTGGTGCCGGCCATCGTCGACAAAGTGCAGCAACTGACAATCTTCCAACGCTCACCGCAATGGGTCGCACCGTGCGCCGAGTACTTCGCGGCTATTCCCGAGGACGTGCACTGGTTGATGAACCACGTGCCGAATTACCATGCGTGGTATCGGTTTCGGCTGGCATGGTTGTTCAACGATCGCGTGCACCCGTCGCTGCAGATGGACCCGGAGTGGCACGATCCCGGCAGATCGCTCAACGCGGTCAACGACGCTCACCGGCGGCACTTCACGCGCTACTTGGTCGATCAGCTCGACGGTCGGCCAGACTTGATCGAGAAGTGCCTGCCGGACTACCCGCCCTTCGGCAAGCGCATGCTGCTCGACAATGGCTGGTTCGCTGCGCTCAAGCGGGACAACGTAGCGCTCGTTACTGACGCAGTCGCCGAGGTCACTGAGACAGGCCTCGTCACCACCACGGGGGAGAAGTTCGACGCCGATGTCCTTGTGTTCTCCACCGGATTCCAGACGATTCGCTACCTGCAGCCGATCGAGTTCGTCGGGCGGGGTGGGCAGCGGTTGAGCGACGTCTGGGGCGACGATGATGCCACCGCCTATCTCGGCATTACCGTGCCCCAATTCCCGAACCTGTTCCTGATGTATGGGCCCAACACGAACTCAGGTTCCGGCGGCTCCTACTTCTTCATTGGCGAGTCGCAGGGTCGGTACATCCTCGATGTCATCACCAAGATGGTTCGCGAGGGCATTGGCGCGGTGGAATGCCGAGCCGAGGCACATGACCGTTGGGTGCGCGAGGTGGACGCGGAGCATTCGAAGATGGTGTGGAATCATCCCGGTATGACGACGTACTACCGCAATACAAGCGGTCGAGTTGTCACCAACTCGCCATATCGAGTCGTTGACTACTGGCTGATGACCCACGATGCCGACCTGGCCGACTACATCACCGAGCCGGCGCTGCGGCCAGACATTGCGGTAGGGCGATAA
- a CDS encoding aldehyde dehydrogenase family protein, with protein MATAQANTRSGDGGVTGRDDAVIEVRCPADGRVVGCVPGMGPAAVAAAAAQLRDAQPAWEELGPNGRAIHMRSFLDWILDNESRLVGIMQEETGKSWGDAALEISMAVDLINYYSAHAAEFLADRKVASWGAGGLTKKLRVFARPYQLVGMLTPWNGPLGGPMLDGVAALMAGAAVLFKPSEFTPLTWGEATRGWLEDIGAPPVLANVTGGPQTGAAVVEEVDMIMFTGSTRTGRKIAARAGERLIPCSLELGGKDPMIVLSDADIDRASRAAAWGAMWNSGQICISVERAYVEAPVYDEFVAKVTDKVKGLRQGMDPDGSFSTDIGAMCTPAQLDIVESHVNDAVDKGARVLTGGKRGENGQFFEPTVLVDVDHSMLCMRDETFGPTLPIMKVADEAEAVRLANDSRYGLSASVWTGDPARADRISRQLEAGAVNQNNVMMSTFQLTIPMSGWKESGVGSRSGGAAGILKFCRQQSVVSERIHLSSEPHWYPYVPRKNKIQAKLVRLLGAHDWRRRLGLPPRR; from the coding sequence ATGGCCACAGCACAAGCGAATACCCGATCCGGAGACGGTGGGGTCACTGGTCGCGACGACGCCGTGATCGAGGTGCGCTGCCCCGCCGACGGACGGGTGGTGGGGTGTGTGCCCGGCATGGGGCCCGCCGCAGTGGCGGCGGCTGCCGCCCAACTGCGCGACGCCCAGCCGGCGTGGGAAGAACTCGGGCCGAACGGCCGGGCGATCCACATGCGAAGTTTCCTGGACTGGATCCTCGACAACGAATCCCGTTTGGTCGGCATCATGCAGGAGGAGACCGGCAAATCGTGGGGTGACGCTGCCCTGGAGATTTCGATGGCGGTGGACCTGATCAACTACTACAGCGCTCACGCCGCCGAATTCCTCGCCGACCGCAAGGTTGCCAGCTGGGGAGCCGGTGGCTTGACCAAGAAGCTGCGCGTCTTCGCCCGCCCCTATCAGCTCGTGGGGATGCTCACGCCGTGGAACGGCCCGCTGGGCGGTCCGATGCTCGATGGTGTGGCCGCCTTGATGGCAGGTGCTGCGGTGCTTTTCAAGCCATCGGAGTTCACCCCGTTGACATGGGGGGAGGCCACCCGAGGGTGGCTAGAGGACATCGGGGCACCTCCGGTCCTGGCAAACGTGACCGGTGGTCCGCAGACCGGCGCGGCCGTGGTCGAAGAAGTCGACATGATCATGTTCACCGGCTCGACACGCACCGGTCGTAAAATCGCCGCCCGTGCCGGTGAGCGGCTGATCCCCTGCAGCTTGGAACTTGGCGGCAAAGATCCGATGATCGTCTTGTCCGATGCTGATATCGACCGTGCCTCCCGCGCCGCGGCGTGGGGCGCGATGTGGAATTCGGGCCAAATCTGTATCTCGGTGGAACGCGCCTACGTTGAAGCCCCCGTGTACGACGAGTTCGTCGCGAAGGTCACCGACAAAGTGAAAGGCCTTCGCCAAGGGATGGACCCGGACGGCAGCTTCAGCACCGACATCGGCGCGATGTGCACACCCGCTCAACTGGACATCGTGGAAAGCCACGTCAACGACGCGGTGGACAAGGGCGCGCGGGTGCTCACCGGCGGTAAGCGCGGCGAGAATGGTCAATTCTTCGAACCCACCGTGCTCGTCGACGTGGACCACAGCATGCTGTGCATGCGCGACGAAACCTTCGGTCCCACATTGCCGATCATGAAGGTCGCCGACGAAGCCGAAGCCGTTCGGCTGGCCAACGATTCGCGTTACGGCTTGAGTGCCAGCGTGTGGACCGGCGACCCTGCGCGTGCCGACCGGATCAGCCGCCAGCTCGAAGCGGGTGCGGTCAACCAGAACAACGTGATGATGAGCACTTTCCAGCTGACCATCCCGATGAGCGGCTGGAAGGAATCGGGTGTGGGCAGCCGCTCGGGCGGGGCCGCCGGAATCCTCAAGTTCTGCCGACAACAGTCGGTGGTGTCCGAGCGCATTCACCTGAGCTCCGAGCCGCACTGGTATCCATATGTGCCCAGGAAGAACAAGATCCAAGCCAAACTCGTGCGCCTGCTCGGCGCCCACGACTGGCGCCGCCGGTTGGGACTTCCGCCTCGGCGTTAG
- a CDS encoding MaoC family dehydratase, whose amino-acid sequence MTVHHRRGKYLEELIVGDIYEHRPGRTVTEADNVLFTTLTMNTQSLHLDAAFAQTQEFGQRLVNSLFTMSTVVGLSVADLTEGTTVANLGFSEIRFPAPAFIGDTLIAETEVIDKRLSNSRPDQGVVTFEHRGRNQRGEIVCTARRAALVLCTSSSAARSG is encoded by the coding sequence GTGACCGTGCACCATCGTCGCGGCAAGTACCTCGAGGAACTCATCGTCGGCGACATCTACGAGCACCGACCCGGCCGTACCGTGACCGAGGCGGACAACGTGCTCTTCACCACACTGACGATGAACACCCAAAGCCTGCACTTGGATGCGGCGTTCGCCCAAACTCAGGAATTCGGCCAGCGCCTCGTCAACAGCTTGTTCACCATGTCGACCGTGGTGGGCCTCAGCGTCGCCGACCTCACCGAGGGAACAACGGTGGCCAACCTCGGATTCTCCGAAATCCGTTTTCCCGCACCAGCGTTCATCGGCGACACCCTGATTGCGGAGACTGAGGTCATCGACAAGCGGCTGTCCAACTCGCGGCCGGACCAGGGGGTGGTGACATTCGAGCACCGCGGCCGCAACCAGCGCGGGGAGATCGTCTGCACTGCGCGGCGGGCCGCCCTGGTGCTCTGCACCAGTTCATCAGCCGCCCGCAGCGGCTAG
- a CDS encoding acetyl-CoA hydrolase/transferase family protein, with amino-acid sequence MNSPAARTVDPVAALELAPDGAHLVAAPGCGAPTTLLHTLNTQAAGHNWTLSSGLLLGDYPFLDAVRAGHLSYRTWHVMAPVAGLVADGTAAFVPVRASRIAAQLQAWGVDVAMVRVTPPDRHGYHSLGPSAGYSLDALRLARVRIGEVDPELPWTFGNTTVHESVFDAFVDTADATPQYGSAKPSPVSNRIAEHIVDLLPRNPTLQIGIGSIPEAVVNALADADLGKIRFTGMATDEMVELFERGVIPADGDQPAILSPELMGTRRLMRFADRNPALAVHPSSTAHNADVLARTPRLVSINTAIEVDVNAQVNSEVLRGRQISGVGGSLDFVDAASRSAGGLRVIALPSATPDGSHPRIVDSVAAVTIPRSMVDVVVTEYGVARLDGRSVAERQQALIAIAHPAHRQALASAAEVMA; translated from the coding sequence ATGAACAGCCCCGCCGCCCGTACCGTCGACCCAGTCGCCGCACTGGAGCTGGCGCCCGACGGTGCACACCTCGTCGCGGCACCGGGCTGCGGTGCTCCCACCACCTTGTTGCACACGCTGAACACCCAAGCCGCGGGCCACAACTGGACCCTCAGCTCAGGACTGCTGCTCGGCGACTATCCCTTCCTCGATGCCGTGCGTGCGGGCCACCTTAGCTACCGGACCTGGCATGTGATGGCACCGGTCGCTGGGCTGGTTGCCGATGGAACTGCGGCATTTGTGCCGGTTCGCGCCTCGCGGATCGCGGCCCAGCTGCAGGCTTGGGGTGTGGACGTCGCGATGGTGCGGGTAACGCCGCCGGATCGGCACGGCTACCACTCACTGGGGCCGTCCGCCGGCTACAGCCTTGATGCACTGCGCCTGGCTCGGGTGCGGATCGGCGAGGTCGATCCCGAACTGCCATGGACGTTCGGCAACACCACCGTGCACGAGTCCGTTTTCGATGCCTTCGTCGACACCGCCGATGCGACACCACAGTACGGCTCGGCCAAACCGAGCCCGGTCAGCAACCGCATTGCCGAACACATCGTCGACCTGCTGCCCAGGAACCCGACGTTGCAGATCGGGATCGGCTCGATTCCCGAGGCAGTGGTCAATGCGCTGGCCGACGCCGACCTCGGGAAGATTCGGTTCACCGGGATGGCCACCGACGAGATGGTGGAACTGTTCGAGCGCGGCGTTATTCCCGCCGACGGCGACCAGCCCGCGATCTTGTCCCCGGAGTTGATGGGCACGCGGCGGCTGATGAGATTCGCCGACCGCAACCCTGCGCTGGCCGTCCATCCGTCGTCCACGGCACACAACGCTGATGTCTTGGCTCGCACGCCGCGCTTGGTATCGATCAACACCGCCATCGAAGTCGATGTCAACGCCCAGGTCAACAGCGAGGTGCTGCGAGGGCGCCAGATTTCCGGTGTCGGCGGCAGTCTCGACTTCGTCGACGCGGCCAGCCGATCAGCGGGTGGTCTGCGCGTGATCGCGCTGCCTTCGGCCACTCCGGACGGTTCACACCCGAGGATCGTCGATTCGGTGGCCGCGGTCACTATTCCGCGGTCGATGGTCGATGTGGTCGTGACCGAGTACGGTGTGGCTCGCCTGGATGGTCGCAGCGTCGCCGAGCGACAACAGGCCCTGATCGCGATCGCCCATCCCGCCCACCGACAGGCGCTTGCATCCGCCGCGGAGGTGATGGCGTGA
- a CDS encoding nuclear transport factor 2 family protein, translating to MAEHPNAQIVRRLMAALSQQNRADIESLLAEDCIWRVPGANVLSGVYEGRRAILSLFGKMKRIFTGPAQFDVIDITASAQYAAAYQYGIVEVGGKTVRLRECLVYRITDGRVVEVDEFQSDERAFDEAFSPAAVEAAMARPK from the coding sequence ATGGCTGAACATCCGAACGCGCAGATCGTGCGCCGCCTCATGGCGGCGTTATCGCAGCAGAACCGCGCCGACATCGAATCCCTGCTTGCCGAGGACTGCATCTGGCGCGTGCCCGGCGCCAACGTGCTGTCGGGCGTCTATGAAGGCCGCCGAGCGATCTTGTCGCTGTTCGGCAAGATGAAGCGCATCTTCACCGGGCCTGCCCAATTCGACGTCATCGACATCACCGCCAGCGCGCAGTACGCGGCGGCCTACCAGTACGGCATCGTTGAAGTCGGCGGCAAGACCGTGCGGCTGCGCGAGTGCCTCGTATACCGCATCACCGACGGACGCGTCGTCGAGGTCGACGAGTTCCAGTCCGACGAGCGCGCTTTCGACGAGGCCTTCTCCCCGGCGGCTGTCGAGGCCGCGATGGCACGACCGAAATGA
- a CDS encoding MaoC family dehydratase → MSGYSHTGETLVVGASREHTVIPEVTRTQIVQYAGASGDYSPLHTDEPYAVRAGYPGVMAHGMLVMGAAERLLAEWVGRERLTRYRVRFVNPVWPGDSLHAVATVVDVRDSEQGKYVDFEILATNHHGVVVLSGTSTACV, encoded by the coding sequence ATGAGCGGTTACAGCCACACGGGCGAGACGTTGGTCGTCGGCGCCAGCCGCGAGCACACGGTCATCCCCGAAGTGACCCGCACCCAGATCGTTCAGTATGCAGGCGCATCCGGCGACTACAGCCCACTTCATACTGACGAACCGTACGCCGTGCGCGCCGGCTACCCGGGCGTGATGGCTCACGGAATGCTGGTGATGGGCGCCGCTGAACGGCTGCTCGCTGAGTGGGTGGGTCGGGAACGACTGACGCGCTACCGGGTTCGCTTCGTCAACCCGGTGTGGCCCGGTGACTCGCTGCATGCCGTCGCGACCGTGGTCGATGTGCGCGACAGCGAGCAGGGTAAGTACGTCGACTTCGAAATCCTGGCGACCAATCATCACGGTGTCGTCGTGCTGTCGGGCACCTCCACGGCCTGCGTCTGA
- a CDS encoding FAS1-like dehydratase domain-containing protein, with protein MGDYVFDVEPGHVLAFARAVGDERLAHDVPAPGTPAPLTFPAASVQFDPVHMRGLLPSGALDLKPSTPGGSVLHAEQEFEYFASVRVGERLVVAEYEGASWGKQSRRAGALTFHEITRDYRDAAGELVLRSRMVLVDTEFPASAGGGEP; from the coding sequence ATGGGCGACTACGTATTCGACGTCGAGCCGGGTCATGTGCTGGCATTTGCTCGCGCCGTCGGTGACGAGCGGCTCGCCCACGATGTGCCTGCGCCCGGGACGCCGGCGCCGCTGACGTTTCCCGCCGCTTCGGTCCAATTCGATCCGGTACACATGCGCGGGCTGCTCCCATCAGGGGCGCTTGATCTCAAACCCTCGACGCCGGGAGGCAGTGTCCTGCACGCCGAGCAGGAGTTCGAATACTTCGCCTCCGTGCGTGTGGGTGAGCGCCTCGTTGTCGCCGAGTATGAGGGCGCGAGCTGGGGCAAACAGAGCCGACGCGCGGGCGCTCTGACGTTCCACGAGATCACCAGGGACTACCGCGACGCAGCAGGCGAACTCGTCCTGCGGTCGCGCATGGTATTGGTAGACACCGAGTTCCCGGCCTCCGCGGGCGGCGGTGAGCCATGA
- a CDS encoding Zn-ribbon domain-containing OB-fold protein, whose translation MSTPQLPSPAPSVSSETATFWAATLAGKLVLQRCSNCGRAGYYPRYVCANCHSTDLVDTEASGRGTIYSYTVTTRGILEYANAGSYVLAMVELDEGPKMVTNIIDCDPDALSIGQRVEVVFCDTGGDGALPRFRPAAPGL comes from the coding sequence GTGAGCACGCCCCAATTGCCCTCGCCTGCACCAAGTGTCAGCTCCGAAACCGCGACATTCTGGGCAGCTACTCTTGCCGGCAAACTTGTGCTGCAGCGCTGCTCGAACTGCGGTCGGGCCGGCTACTACCCGCGTTATGTGTGCGCGAACTGTCACAGCACCGACCTGGTCGACACCGAAGCCAGCGGGCGGGGAACTATTTACAGCTACACCGTCACGACCCGTGGAATCCTCGAGTACGCCAACGCCGGCTCGTACGTGCTGGCGATGGTCGAACTCGATGAGGGACCCAAGATGGTCACCAACATCATCGACTGCGATCCCGACGCCCTGTCGATCGGCCAGCGTGTCGAGGTGGTCTTCTGCGACACCGGCGGAGACGGCGCACTGCCCCGCTTCCGCCCCGCGGCCCCGGGGCTGTGA